The Anopheles coluzzii chromosome 2, AcolN3, whole genome shotgun sequence genome window below encodes:
- the LOC120947511 gene encoding peroxisome assembly factor 2 encodes MAETLGKRWRLLLYIARLRYPRYPAYYFPVFVLLQGLKKLRSDLKLRLLDFYLQPIPNVLFEQLQSDQLVASEHTLFVSPTVFREYVVEREINWINLVLKVAKCSEQVEPTPHDKSLVSIILNKQDVSLLCQVAPHADVPLNALWVKENLVENLNERYTRHTGERYWARLQRITEGQHLPAIVAKANIFLYQTPYDLSSDMVDFILGRYFETPRLLYRNHTYQVPLTERFLGNTFYTKHFAVLVHMRSLWFKCLNLDSTAGAFEMSGIAQKSLTTLQQTTTYNNFLLPERFDGPYMRPSCPFGLRKYFHSLRASLQAYLKMENNGLVRNGIYPVFMLRGERGIGKMAVLRSVASALGIPIYYADCSEIMTSISSQTETKLSTAFNKAKVCEPLIICLENFEVFGVDNEGHEDQRITGSFQAELMTLFGRQYSHPVVVVAVANQKESNTPKLTSLFLEVIQLHAPTTAERLELLRWISLGHRYRLPVAQLQKIAEQSQGFTLADLELLYGNALEAWRRSQDTGRVGLNHFLASLDHMQSTFSDSLGAPKVPKVLWSEIGGLAKLKSEIQNSIGLPLRHKHLMGKNMRRSGILLYGPPGTGKTLIAKAVATECNLSFLSVQGPELLNMYVGQSEQNVREVFARARTASPCVLFLDELDSLAPNRGVSGDSGGVMDRVVSQMLSEMDGISKDPGQQIFILAATNRPDLIDPALLRPGRFDKLLYVGPSCTVEDKESVLRAVTGRFRLAETLTLRKIAESLKQDMTGADMYSICSNAWLSAVRRTVKEAIAGDSIDEGLNADQVIVTEDDFKESVKKFIPSISPADMVYFNQLKGNFSA; translated from the exons ATGGCCGAAACCCTTGGTAAACGATGGCGCTTGCTGCTGTACATCGCCCGATTACGGTACCCCCGTTATCCGGCCTACTACTTCCCggtgtttgtgctgctgcagggGCTGAAAAAGCTTCGCTCCGACCTGAAACTGCGCCTGCTGGACTTTTACCTTCAGCCCATACCGAACGTGCTGTTCGAGCAGCTTCAGTCCGACCAGTTGGTCGCCTCGGAACACACCCTCTTCGTATCGCCCACCGTCTTCCGGGAGTACGTAGTCGAGCGGGAAATCAATTGGATCAATCTCGTGCTGAAGGTGGCAAAATGCTCGGAGCAGGTGGAACCAACGCCGCACGACAAAAGCCTTGTCTCGATCATCCTCAACAAGCAGGACGTGTCGCTGCTCTGCCAGGTAGCACCGCATGCGGACGTCCCGCTCAACGCACTCTGGGTCAAGGAGAATCTGGTCGAGAACCTGAACGAACGGTACACGCGCCACACCGGTGAACGGTACTGGGCCCGGCTGCAGCGCATCACCGAGGGCCAACATTTGCCCGCCATCGTGGCGAAAGCGAACATCTTCCTCTACCAAACGCCGTACGATCTTAGCTCCGACATGGTGGATTTTATCCTCGGCCGGTACTTTGAAACGCCGCGGCTACTCTACCGCAACCACACCTACCAGGTGCCCCTGACGGAGCGCTTTCTGGGCAACACCTTCTACACGAAGCACTTTGCCGTCCTAGTGCACATGCGGTCGCTGTGGTTCAAGTGCCTGAACCTGGACTCGACGGCGGGTGCCTTCGAGATGAGCGGAATTGCGCAGAAAAGCCTTACCACGCTGCAGCAAACGACGACGTACAACAATTTCCTGCTGCCGGAACGGTTCGACGGACCCTACATGCGACCAAGCTGTCCGTTTGGGTTGCGTAAATACTTCCACTCGCTGCGCGCTTCGCTGCAGGCGTACCTGAAGATGGAAAACAATGGCCTGGTGCGGAACGGCATCTATCCGGTGTTTATGCTGCGCGGTGAGCGTGGTATCGGCAAGATGGCCGTACTCCGGTCCGTGGCCAGCGCGCTCGGCATACCGATCTACTATGCCGATTGTAGCGAAATCATGACCTCCATTAGCTCGCAAACGGAGACGAAGCTTAGCACCGCCTTCAACAAGGCGAAGGTGTGCGAACCGTTGATCATCTGTCTGGAGAACTTCGAAGTGTTCGGTGTGGACAACGAAGGCCACGAGGATCAGCGCATTACGGGTTCGTTCCAGGCGGAACTGATGACGCTCTTCGGGCGCCAGTACTCCCACCCggtcgtggtggtggccgTGGCAAACCAGAAGGAATCCAACACACCCAAACTGACCTCCCTCTTTCTCGAGGTGATACAGCTGCATGCACCTACCACGGCCGAACGGTTGGAGCTGCTGCGCTGGATCTCCCTTGGCCATCGGTATCGGCTTCCGGTCGCCCAGCTGCAGAAGATTGCCGAGCAAAGCCAAGGCTTCACGCTGGCCGACCTGGAGCTGCTGTACGGCAATGCACTGGAAGCGTGGCGCCGTTCGCAAGACACCGGCCGGGTAGGGTTGAACCACTTTCTCGCATCGCTCGACCACATGCAGTCCACCTTTTCGGACAGTCTCGGTGCGCCGAAGGTGCCGAAGGTGCTGTGGTCGGAGATTGGCGGACTGGCCAAGCTAAAGTCGGAGATACAAAACTCGATCGGGCTGCCGCTGCGCCACAAACACCTGATGGGGAAGAACATGCGCCGGTCGGGCATCCTGCTGTACGGGCCACCGGGCACGGGCAAGACGCTGATCGCGAAAGCCGTCGCGACCGAGTGCAACCTAAGCTTCCTGTCCGTGCAAGGGCCCGAGCTGCTGAACATGTACGTCGGCCAGAGCGAGCAGAACGTGCGGGAAGTGTTTGCCCGGGCCCGGACCGCTTCGCCCTGCGTGCTGTTTCTGGACGAGCTGGACTCGCTGGCACCGAATCGGGGCGTGAGCGGCGACTCGGGCGGCGTTATGGATCGCGTTGTGTCGCAGATGCTGAGCGAGATGGACGGCATATCGAAGGATCCGGGACAGCAGATATTCATACTGGCCGCCACCAATCGGCCCGACCTGATCGATCCGGCACTGTTGCGACCGGGGCGGTTCGACAAGCTGCTGTACGTGGGCCCGAGCTGTACGGTGGAGGACAAGGAAAGTGTGCTGCGGGCCGTGACGGGACGGTTCCGGCTGGCGGAGACGCTTACGCTGCGCAAGATCGCGGAAAGCCTCAAACAGGACATGACCGGTGCGGACATGTACTCGATCTGTTCGAACGCATGGTTAAGTGCGGTCCGCCGAACGGTAAAGGAAGCGATCGCAGGTG ACTCCATCGACGAAGGGCTGAATGCGGATCAAGTGATCGTGACGGAGGATGATTTCAAAGAATCGGTTAAAAAATTCATCCCCTCCATCAGTCCCGCCGATATGGTGTACTTTAATCAACTAAAAGGGAACTTTAGCGCGTGA
- the LOC120947513 gene encoding thioredoxin-related transmembrane protein 1-like isoform X1 produces MMFRAALVAAVLCGLGVHLVQSHPGSKSQVIELDESNWDRMLTDEWLVEFYAPWCPACKSLAPIWDDLSTWSDDLNIKTAKVDVTSSPGLSGRFFVTALPTIFHVINGEFRQYKGPRDMNSFMSFIEEKKWESLEQVSAWRNPDSIQMSLVSLFFKLSHFLKVSRTRWRELNTMLLKEYGLPVWGSYTLFGIGTVLLGAIFGLILVCIIDCLFPPKSGQRQSFSEHKQKVRAEKVPEELRGDELVDEDEEKRTADDDGEYDEEEEEEEDVEEDEEVGEAEEKETSEGEKYSGSDDSDDEQQQPPAAAAEKKKPEEKKPAAEQPAEPVVEEKKEKTTTSPDVRKRKPRKAD; encoded by the exons ATGATGTTCCGTGCGGCCCTAGTGGCGGCAGTGCTGTGTGGCCTTGGCGTGCACCTGGTACAGTCGCACCCAGGTTCCAAGTCGCAGGTCATTGAGCTGGATGAATCGAACTGGGACCGAATGCTGACCGACGAGTGGTTGGTCGAGTT CTACGCACCATGGTGTCCGGCGTGCAAAAGCCTGGCCCCGATCTGGGACGACCTTTCGACGTGGTCGGACGATTTGAACATCAAGACGGCAAAGGTGGACGTGACGTCATCGCCCGGCCTGAGTGGCAGATTCTTCGTCACCGCGCTGCCCACGATTTTCCACGTAATTAATGGGGAGTTCCGGCAATACAAGGGACCGCGCGACATGAACTCGTTCATGTCGTTCATCGAGGAAAAGAAGTGGGAATCGCTCGAACAGGTGTCGGCCTGGCGCAACCCGGACTCGATCCAAATGTCGCTCGTGTCGCTGTTCTTCAAGCTTTCACACTTCCTGAAAGTAAGTAGAACCCGCTGGCGG GAACTGAACACGATGCTGCTGAAGGAGTATGGTCTGCCCGTCTGGGGCTCGTACACACTGTTCGGCATCGGCACGGTGCTGCTCGGTGCGATCTTCGGGCTGATACTGGTCTGCATCATCGACTGCCTGTTCCCGCCAAAGTCGGGCCAGCGGCAAAGCTTCTCCGAGCACAAGCAGAAGGTGCGGGCGGAAAAGGTACCGGAAGAGCTGCGCGGCGACGAGCTGGTGGATGAGGACGAGGAAAAGCGAACCGCCGACGATGATGGCGAgtacgacgaggaggaggaagaggaggaggacgtAGAAGAGGACGAAGAAGTTGGTGAGGCGGAGGAGAAGGAAACTTCCGAGGGCGAAAAGTACTCCGGCAGTGATGATTCGGACGATGAGCAACAACAGCCGCCGGCAGCCGCCGCCGAGAAGAAGAAGCCGGAGGAGAAAAAACCCGCCGCCGAGCAGCCGGCAGAACCGGTGgtggaggagaagaaggaaaagaccACCACCAGTCCGGACGTAAGGAAACGTAAGCCAAGAAAGGCTGACTAA
- the LOC120947513 gene encoding thioredoxin-related transmembrane protein 1-like isoform X2, whose amino-acid sequence MMFRAALVAAVLCGLGVHLVQSHPGSKSQVIELDESNWDRMLTDEWLVEFYAPWCPACKSLAPIWDDLSTWSDDLNIKTAKVDVTSSPGLSGRFFVTALPTIFHVINGEFRQYKGPRDMNSFMSFIEEKKWESLEQVSAWRNPDSIQMSLVSLFFKLSHFLKELNTMLLKEYGLPVWGSYTLFGIGTVLLGAIFGLILVCIIDCLFPPKSGQRQSFSEHKQKVRAEKVPEELRGDELVDEDEEKRTADDDGEYDEEEEEEEDVEEDEEVGEAEEKETSEGEKYSGSDDSDDEQQQPPAAAAEKKKPEEKKPAAEQPAEPVVEEKKEKTTTSPDVRKRKPRKAD is encoded by the exons ATGATGTTCCGTGCGGCCCTAGTGGCGGCAGTGCTGTGTGGCCTTGGCGTGCACCTGGTACAGTCGCACCCAGGTTCCAAGTCGCAGGTCATTGAGCTGGATGAATCGAACTGGGACCGAATGCTGACCGACGAGTGGTTGGTCGAGTT CTACGCACCATGGTGTCCGGCGTGCAAAAGCCTGGCCCCGATCTGGGACGACCTTTCGACGTGGTCGGACGATTTGAACATCAAGACGGCAAAGGTGGACGTGACGTCATCGCCCGGCCTGAGTGGCAGATTCTTCGTCACCGCGCTGCCCACGATTTTCCACGTAATTAATGGGGAGTTCCGGCAATACAAGGGACCGCGCGACATGAACTCGTTCATGTCGTTCATCGAGGAAAAGAAGTGGGAATCGCTCGAACAGGTGTCGGCCTGGCGCAACCCGGACTCGATCCAAATGTCGCTCGTGTCGCTGTTCTTCAAGCTTTCACACTTCCTGAAA GAACTGAACACGATGCTGCTGAAGGAGTATGGTCTGCCCGTCTGGGGCTCGTACACACTGTTCGGCATCGGCACGGTGCTGCTCGGTGCGATCTTCGGGCTGATACTGGTCTGCATCATCGACTGCCTGTTCCCGCCAAAGTCGGGCCAGCGGCAAAGCTTCTCCGAGCACAAGCAGAAGGTGCGGGCGGAAAAGGTACCGGAAGAGCTGCGCGGCGACGAGCTGGTGGATGAGGACGAGGAAAAGCGAACCGCCGACGATGATGGCGAgtacgacgaggaggaggaagaggaggaggacgtAGAAGAGGACGAAGAAGTTGGTGAGGCGGAGGAGAAGGAAACTTCCGAGGGCGAAAAGTACTCCGGCAGTGATGATTCGGACGATGAGCAACAACAGCCGCCGGCAGCCGCCGCCGAGAAGAAGAAGCCGGAGGAGAAAAAACCCGCCGCCGAGCAGCCGGCAGAACCGGTGgtggaggagaagaaggaaaagaccACCACCAGTCCGGACGTAAGGAAACGTAAGCCAAGAAAGGCTGACTAA
- the LOC120953533 gene encoding uncharacterized protein C2orf42, which translates to MSLTFDHRANMRGIRKCPQCGTFNGHRATKCKNRSCQQKLKETPSTSAKSSPSSTHFAVQLDHSNGHLYSVGLADGTRHIVQCCKDADGTITSLSHLDGRKIAHQDRIKQLILGCKVTAEALPLLKGAIDSLSVSEDVKLSLWEKQTQPAAPSLVQRVVNDLFAVGRAQTVYGVHHVTALKKNQKYSHFHCDCCKSSEGQQTTPPVCWHVAAVAAGLLSAPAKHGWASLLQQFIAKTINPQQCPSVLDVREDKPPLSYEFLLEQDHGPMQSMLDSTIMEFLNEQQDHGTDPGLGSIFAGGDEILELLDCQIELMDELDPTDRIDFCPSYIECAPEEESEERREELPGKAVQITTKKAALKRCARMDGAKLTRGSYSARKLMKVLESNGVIFNRLRRAAKGDHLEGASIPPYEATACSLSFTRWLGSVIEQLNSSIDYAADGRPDVQTFRIQEDFFRCLRARFSTGHGLRQPEPVEGEARQSGNNHPQVYRFTHHQTLRHTFRTDEMELCFEKSFHRSADGRYTAAADDLADEQDDSSSGEGAGASSRTIAIRPQRYSTYIKLGRYKHEQDPERVYHFTIEWIGGVLPRSGFGDLRISFEYGHRINNRYVPPPPVGSKE; encoded by the coding sequence ATGTCTCTAACATTTGACCATCGGGCGAATATGCGCGGCATAAGGAAATGTCCCCAGTGTGGAACGTTCAACGGGCATCGTGCTACGAAATGTAAAAATCGATCCTGCCAGCAAAAGCTAAAGGAAACGCCGAGTACTTCCGCTAAAAGCAGCCCTTCATCCACTCACTTTGCGGTACAGTTGGACCATTCCAACGGCCATCTGTACAGTGTTGGCCTTGCCGATGGGACGAGACACATTGTCCAGTGCTGTAAAGATGCGGATGGCACAATCACTTCCCTGTCTCACCtcgatggtcgcaaaattgCTCATCAGGATAGgattaagcagctcattttgggcTGTAAAGTAACAGCCGAAGCCTTACCGTTGCTAAAAGGAGCGATCGATTCACTGAGCGTGTCGGAAGATGTGAAGCTTTCTCTGtgggaaaaacaaacccaacccGCTGCACCCTCATTGGTGCAGCGTGTGGTAAATGATTTGTTTGCCGTTGGACGTGCCCAAACGGTGTACGGAGTGCATCATGTAACGGCActgaaaaagaaccaaaaatATTCCCACTTTCACTGTGATTGTTGCAAGTCGTCCGAGGGACAGCAAACGACCCCGCCGGTATGCTGGCACGTGGCGGCCGTTGCAGCCGGATTGCTGAGCGCACCGGCCAAGCATGGATGGGCGAGCCTGTTGCAACAATTTATCGCCAAAACGATAAACCCTCAACAATGTCCGAGCGTGCTGGATGTGCGGGAGGATAAGCCGCCCCTGTCCTACGAGTTCCTGCTCGAGCAGGACCATGGACCGATGCAGTCGATGCTGGACTCGACGATAATGGAATTTTTGAACGAGCAGCAGGACCACGGTACCGACCCAGGGCTCGGCAGCATCTTCGCCGGGGGCGATGAAATCCTCGAGCTGCTGGACTGTCAGATCGAGCTGATGGACGAGCTGGATCCGACGGATCGGATCGACTTTTGCCCTTCGTACATCGAGTGTGCACCAGAGGAGGAATCGGAGGAGAGGCGAGAGGAGCTGCCGGGAAAGGCGGTACAAATTACGACCAAAAAGGCGGCCCTCAAGCGGTGCGCCCGGATGGACGGGGCGAAGCTAACACGGGGCAGTTACAGCGCCCGCAAGCTGATGAAGGTGCTCGAATCGAACGGCGTCATCTTCAATCGGCTGCGGCGTGCGGCAAAGGGGGACCACCTCGAGGGCGCCTCCATTCCCCCCTACGAAGCAACCGCCTGCAGTTTGTCCTTTACCCGTTGGCTTGGGTCGGTGATTGAGCAGCTCAACTCGAGCATCGATTACGCCGCGGACGGCCGACCGGATGTGCAAACGTTTCGCATCCAGGAGGATTTCTTCCGCTGCCTGCGTGCCCGCTTTTCCACTGGCCATGGTTTGCGGCAACCCGAACCGGTAGAGGGGGAAGCCCGACAGAGCGGCAACAATCACCCTCAGGTGTACAGGTTTACTCACCACCAAACGCTGCGGCACACGTTTCGCACGGATGAGATGGAGCTTTGCTTcgaaaaaagcttccaccggAGCGCGGACGGTCGTTACACTGCTGCCGCGGACGATTTGGCCGACGAGCAGGATGATTCCTCGTCTGGAGAAGGTGCGGGTGCTTCGAGCCGGACAATAGCTATTCGGCCGCAACGGTACAGCACGTACATTAAGCTGGGCCGCTACAAGCACGAGCAGGATCCGGAGCGCGTGTACCACTTTACGATCGAATGGATTGGTGGCGTTCTGCCGCGCAGTGGGTTCGGTGATTTGCGCATTTCGTTCGAGTATGGGCATCGGATAAACAACCGGTACGTTCCGCCTCCTCCGGTAGGTAGTAAAGAgtaa
- the LOC120953532 gene encoding uncharacterized protein LOC120953532, with amino-acid sequence MEEAKLASLLSNVRKSNDKGAIYRNLVAIRANFVTSDGGIKLFTAQDGINVLVELLSKPYEKVIEVVLSILGNCCTKKECCKQAFECGILKPLISIISNIPNPSIQCRGCRLLGNLAQHEPISYKIARDNGNTAYALSTILNESDNKAVLIMVIRAIRQLWREKSLRTTLMEQGCIGKIAYLLVRYAQIDSETESPPAPDIKLSPTGSSSGGSSSSSCNHDEEKVVLKHWHAPDRMVTKEKFNNIVRNMEHSQLCDIVGYQVIQNYRWKDRPDFRLPESDETGKLFESALKCLQMITTTVVQQVIEEIYGEAGAGLHCLVYLCGETSPFRALSLKVVSNLAANPDAIDRLTECGVIKMAADLIMYANLDESEKRYCINMMCLLTKEACNRGHIRRSGALQSFMKIAKQSHEKREQAMILYALYQYRFDSLSNEILLSNGLVSFLVRILNGIIEDREVAHIRHDEEESERVSHASVFSKRRATFAKAGKMRRSDLLFHYKSGNGYHQKQQQQQQQQLLLLQQPHHTAAKQSKLDPYCSAPESPDSGSSGYASTSYGTVRSPSTSVGSSPPRLPEDEAFEDDTEVYSPVCSDHEQEDESSGGSGEPTGEQMAASEAREQNEQAEEEEEADPVVDGAEETNDFDMVAYLIEDSSNAKWLDAAEELEDDSTGLKATKTTTSHHAEDCIDDNEMFKIELEIATAKTFERYPMQPTLTLLWSVSKSFPAMEFVQADTLETLLKICKHAKKPRGRAFQTLANILKHVNHFLPLLKQDFVFRLHEMKTPYPAHGARCWSCDEMRTACNDLMALFGSVGETGYGQGEIAHILRTGERDLKLRVAIIVLFVVRDTRLLHKLLFDMKVLEMVMDFILDEGTNGQQQQQQQQHRLNGIACSAITRLAQNLSIVGEEEDTGTPSEKLEEKEFDNTVTICDESATSVDEKVTFRVRSSPTAAPEAVLVSKALLVEGSEVFRRMFEADHFIESKNNEVHLHEPISADGLRYFFYLVRLQTLNKLTGMAPPPKVIEASLDALSLAQKYLLPTVEKPVMNIIKTLLNDDCVLNVFEWSLKNYNQELLVASTYYFLYSDISGAAKCKLYRAANRSCYRDEWRRLLTETILYRVQPNAEL; translated from the exons ATGGAGGAAGCCAAACTGGCCAGCTTGCTGAGCAACGTACGAAAGTCGAACGACAAGGGCGCAATCTACCGCAATTTGGTCGCGATTCGGGCGAACTTTGTGACGAGCGATGGGGGAATCAAGCTGTTCACGGCCCAGGACGGCATCAACGTGCTGGTCGAGCTGCTCAGCAAACCGTACGAAAAGGTGATCGAGGTGGTGCTGAGCATACTGGGAAACTGCTGCACCAAGAAGGAATGCTGCAAGCAG GCGTTCGAATGCGGAATACTGAAACCGTTGATATCGATCATTTCCAACATTCCGAACCCGAGCATCCAGTGCCGGGGCTGCCGGCTGCTGGGCAATTTGGCCCAGCACGAACCCATCAGCTACAAGATTGCCCGGGACAATGGGAACACGGCGTACGCGCTCAGCACCATCCTGAACGAGTCGGACAACAAGGCGGTGCTGATAATGGTGATCCGTGCCATTCGGCAGCTGTGGCGTGAAAAGTCGCTCCGCACCACGCTGATGGAGCAGGGTTGCATCGGAAAAATTGCGTACCTGCTGGTGCGCTATGCACAGATCGATTCGGAAACGGAATCGCCCCCGGCGCCGGACATAAAGCTCTCGCCCACCGGGagcagcagcggtggcagcagcagcagcagctgcaaccACGACGAGGAGAAGGTCGTCCTGAAGCACTGGCACGCCCCGGACCGGATGGTGACGAAGGAAAAGTTCAACAACATCGTGCGCAACATGGAGCACAGCCAGCTGTGCGATATCGTCGGGTACCAGGTGATACAGAACTATCGCTGGAAGGATCGGCCCGACTTCCGGCTGCCCGAGTCGGACGAAACGGGCAAGCTGTTCGAGAGTGCGCTCAAGTGCTTGCAGATGATCACGACCACGGTCGTGCAGCAGGTCATTGAGGAGATCTACGGGGAGGCCGGGGCCGGGCTGCACTGTCTCGTGTACCTGTGCGGCGAGACGAGCCCGTTCCGGGCACTGTCGCTGAAGGTGGTCTCGAACCTGGCCGCCAATCCGGACGCAATCGATCGGCTGACGGAGTGTGGTGTGATCAAAATGGCCGCCGATCTGATCATGTACGCGAATCTGG ATGAGTCGGAGAAGCGGTACTGCATCAACATGATGTGTCTGCTCACGAAGGAAGCCTGCAACCGGGGGCACATCCGGCGCAGCGGCGCACTGCAGTCGTTCATGAAGATCGCCAAGCAGTCGCACGAAAAGCGCGAGCAGGCGATGATACTGTACGCCCTCTACCAGTACCGGTTCGACAGTTTGAGCAACGAGATACTGCTCAGCAACGGGCTGGTGAGCTTTCTCGTGCGCATCCTGAACGGTATCATCGAGGACAGGGAGGTCGCACACATACGCCACGACGAGGAGGAAAGCGAGCGGGTCTCGCACGCGAGCGTGTTCAGCAAGCGCCGTGCGACCTTCGCCAAGGCGGGCAAAATGCGTCGCAGTGATTTGCTGTTCCACTACAAGTCGGGAAATGGGTACCAtcagaagcagcaacagcagcagcagcagcagctgttgctgctgcagcaaccACATCACACGGCAGCGAAGCAATCGAAGCTGGATCCGTACTGCTCAGCACCGGAATCGCCCGACAGTGGCAGCAGTGGGTATGCGAGCACCAGCTACGGAACCGTGCGAAGTCCTTCCACGAGCGTTGGATCTAGCCCGCCGCGCCTGCCGGAAGATGAAGCGTTCGAGGACGACACGGAAGTTTACTCGCCCGTGTGCAGCGATCACGAGCAGGAGGATGAGTCGAGTGGGGGCAGTGGCGAGCCAACGGGTGAACAAATGGCTGCCAGCGAGGCAAGGGAGCAAAACGAACAAgcggaggaggaagaggaagctGACCCCGTGGTGGACGGTGCGGAAGAGACGAACGATTTCGACATGGTCGCGTACCTCATCGAGGACAGCTCGAACGCCAAGTGGCTGGATGCGGCCGAAGAGCTGGAGGACGACAGCACGGGATTGAAGGCGACGAAAACTACCACCAGCCACCACGCGGAGGACTGCATCGATGATAATGAAATGTTCAAGATCGAGCTCGAAATCGCCACGGCCAAAACGTTCGAACGGTACCCGATGCAGCCGACGCTCACGCTGCTCTGGTCCGTCTCGAAGTCGTTCCCCGCGATGGAGTTCGTGCAGGCGGACACGCTCGAAACGCTGCTGAAAATATGCAAGCACGCGAAGAAGCCGCGTGGCCGCGCGTTCCAAACGCTCGCCAACATACTGAAGCACGTGAACCACTTTCTGCCGCTGCTGAAGCAGGACTTTGTGTTTCGGCTGCACGAGATGAAAACGCCGTACCCGGCGCACGGTGCGCGGTGCTGGAGCTGCGACGAGATGCGCACGGCCTGCAACGATCTGATGGCGCTGTTCGGTTCGGTCGGCGAGACCGGGTACGGGCAGGGCGAGATTGCGCACATCCTGCGGACGGGCGAGCGCGACCTGAAGCTGCGCGTCGCGATCATCGTGCTGTTTGTGGTGCGCGATACGCGCCTGCTGCACAAGCTGCTGTTCGACATGAAGGTGCTCGAGATGGTGATGGACTTTATACTGGACGAAGGTAccaacgggcagcagcagcagcagcagcagcagcacaggtTAAATGGCATTGCCTGCAGCGCTATAACGCGGCTGGCACAAAACCTGTCGATCGTGGGCGAGGAGGAGGACACCGGCACGCCGAGCGAGAAGCTGGAGGAGAAAGAGTTCGACAACACGGTCACGATCTGCGACGAGTCGGCCACCAGCGTGGACGAGAAGGTAACGTTCCGCGTGCGCAGCAGCCCGACAGCGGCGCCGGAAGCGGTGCTGGTCAGCAAAGCGCTGCTGGTCGAGGGCAGCGAAGTGTTTCGCCGCATGTTCGAGGCGGATCACTTCATCGAGTCGAAAAACAACGAGGTGCACCTGCACGAACCGATCAGTGCCGATGGGCTGCGGTACTTTTTCTACCTCGTGCGGCTGCAAACGCTCAACAAGCTGACCGGGATGGCGCCGCCGCCGAAGGTGATCGAGGCCAGCCTGGACGCGCTCAGCCTGGCGCAGAAGTACCTGCTGCCGACGGTGGAGAAACCGGTGATGAACATCATCAAGACGCTGCTGAACGATGACTGCGTGCTGAACGTGTTCGAGTGGTCGCTGAAAAACTACAACCAGGAGCTGCTGGTCGCCTCGACCTACTACTTCCTCTACTCGGACATTAGCGGGGCGGCAAAGTGCAAGCTGTACCGGGCGGCCAACCGGTCCTGCTATCGGGACGAATGGCGACGGCTACTTACCGAGACCATCCTGTACCGGGTGCAGCCGAACGCGGAGCTTTAA